TTTATAAATTATTTGGTGCTGTATTAAAAGAAGCATTGTTTGACCCAAGTGCAAACAAAGATGAAATTTTAGCATTATGCAAATTTGATAATAGTCAAAACGATACTCAAATCACACTTGATGAATATTGTGCTAATTTAGGCGAAAACAAAACTATTTATTATCTAATCGGTGAAAACAAAGAATTATTAAAACACTCACCTTTACTTGAAAGCTACAAAAAAAATGGCATAAATGTATTGCTTTTAAGCGACAAGATTGACCCAATCGTAATTCCTATGGTTCATAAATATAAAGATTTTGATTTAAAAGCTATAAACGAAGTTGATGAAATCAAAAAAGATGAATTAAACGAAGAGCAAAAAGGCTTTTGTGAAAAATTAAGCAAAATATTAGAAAATGATGTAAAAGAAGTAGTTTTATCTAATTCTTTAGAAAGCTCATTATCAAGCTTAGTTTATGATACTAAAGACCAAGAATATATGATGGCTAAAATGATGGCTCAATTTAGCGGAGAAAAAATGAATGCTAAAGGCGTTTTACAACTAAATGCAAAACACGAATTAGTAGCAAAACTAATAAACGAAAATAACGAAGATAGCCTTAAAAATCTAGCATTTATAGCTTATGGCACCGCAGCACTTGCTCAAGGCTTAGAATTTGCTAAGGTTAGTGAGTTTAACGAAGCTGTTATAAATCTAGCTAAAAAAGCGTTTTAATGCAAGAAAACAAAGCCTATTTAAGCGAACAAATAATTACTTATTTAGGCAATAAACGCTCATTATTAGGCTTTATTGAAAAAGGCGTAAAATATGCAAAAACCGAGCTTAAAAAAGATAAATTAAGCTCGGTTGATTTGTTTAGTGGCAGTGGCATTGTCGCAAGATTTTTAAAACAACACTCAAGCTATTTAATAGCAAATGATTTAGAAAGTTATAGTAAAGCAATCAATGAATGCTATTTATCAAATATTGATAATAATTTTTATAAAGAGCTTGAAATAGAGCATAAAAAACTAAAAGAACAAATCATTAATAATTTTAATGAAAACGGCTTTATAAGAGAGCTTTACTCTCCTAAAGATGAGCTAAATATCACTCAAAATGATAGAGCTTTTTATACAAATTATAATGCTAGTTATATTGATACAGCAAGATTATTGCTAGAAAATCACAAATATAAAAAATACTTTTTAGCACCACTTTTATATGAAGCTAGTGTAAAAGTAAATACAAGTGGTGTTTTTAAAGGCTTTTACAAGAATAAAAACGGCATAGGAGAATGGGGCGGAAGTGGCAAAAATGCTCTTAGTAGAATCATTGCTAATATTGAATTAGCAATGCCTATTTTTTCAAACCATAATGTGCCTTTTAATGTGTTTTGGCAAGACGCAAATGTTTTAGCAAATGAGCTTGATTGTGATTTATGCTATATTGACCCACCTTACAATCAACACCCTTATGGCTCAAATTATTTTATGCTAAATCTAATTACAAATTATATTAAACCACAAGATATTTCTAAGGTTTCAGGTATTACAAAGGATTGGAATAAAAGCGTTTATAATTCTAAAAAAACAGCTAGCGAAAGCTTTTTTGAGCTAATAAACAATCTAAAAGCAAAAATAATTTTAATCTCATATAACAACGAAGGCATAATAAGTGAAGATGAATTTAAAAATACTCTTTTAAAATTTGGTAGCTTAAATATATTAGAGCAAAAATATAATACCTTTAGAGCAAGTAGAAATCTAAACAATCGTAAAATCCATGTAAAAGAGATTTTATATATCCTTAAAAAAATATAAAAATAATATATGATTTAATATGCTTAATCACAAAAATTACCTAAAGCCTTGTTTTTATCTACAAAATATACTACTTATAATAAAGACTTAAAATTATCATAAATATTTATATTTTTATTAAAAGAATTTAAAATTGTATCTTATAAATCAAAAAAGCTTTATTATTTAATAAAAATACTAATTAATAAAAATTATTATTTATATTATCCATAGATATAATATTTAAAATATAATTACCTATGCAAATATTATTTGTATAAATTATTTAAGGAGTTTTTATGAAAAAAATCATTTTTTCTTTACTTTGTTGTAGCAATTTATTAATATCTCAAACTTTTATAGAATTTAACACTCTAGGTGCAAGTATTAAAGACAAAAATAATATTTTTGATAATGATTTATCTAGCACCTTAAACGCAAGTGTATATTTATACAAAATGGATAATTATGACAATGATTTTGTAGGTGGGATAGATTTTAGCCATTTTAATATATATTCAAGATTTTTTATAGGCAATCAAGGAAGCAAAACTGATATTGATTTATATAATTTCACAGCTTTAGGTGGATATGGATTTTATAATGATATTTACAATATATCGCTTTCTTTATTAGGCGGTGTAGGATATGAAAAGGCTAAATATAATTTAAGTAGTGATATTATAAAAAACGCTAATTTTAATAAGAATTTAAAATCAAATCTATTAACGCTAGGAATTGCTGCTAAATCGTATTTGGACAGCAATTTAATACTTGGAATGAGATTATTTGCTAAGCACTACACAAACAATAATATAAAAGAAAAATCAGTCCTATCAGGAGATATATCATTAGGTTATAGTATTTCAAGACAACTTAATGGGTTTTATACTCAAGTAAAAGTAGGCTATGATAATAATTTAGTAGGTAAAGGCGTTAATTTTGGAATAGGATTAGGCTATTCATTTTAAAACTTAGGTTTTTTATCCAAAAGATAAAAAACCTTAAATTAAATCTCTTTTATAAATTCTTTTTAACTTTCTATCTAATTTATAGCATACTTCATAAATTGCAGGAATAGCAAAAAGTGTTAATATGGTTGAACTAATAAGACCACTAATTACTGCAACTGCCATAGGAGAATTGCTCTCATAACCAGCTCCGTGTGAAATAGCTAAAGGTAGCATTGCAAAAATCATAGCAATCGTAGTCATTAATATCGCTCTAATTCTACTTTTGCCCGCTATTTTAAGAGCTTCTTTAACCCCTACTCCGCTATCACATAATTTATTTGCAACATCAATTAATAAAATTGCATTTTTGCCAACCATTCCAAATAACAAAATAAGAGCAACCAAAACAAATAAAGAAAATGTATTGCCTGTCAAATAAAGACCAATACAAGCTCCTGCAAACGCAAGTGGCATTGTAATCATTATTACAAATGGAACAATAAAGCTTTCGTAAAGAGCTGCTAATACTAAATAAATTAATAAAAACGACAAAATCATAACCATAATAAAACCAATAATCGTTTCTTCTAAAAGGTCAATAAAACCAGTAAATGTATATCTTAATCCAGTATTTTGCATAATCTTACTCATATTAGTTTCTAGTTTTGCCTTAACCTCGTCTAAAGAAACTCTATCAACCCCTGCAGTAATTTTTACTGAACGAGTTTTGTTAAGTCTATTAATACTACTACTATCCTTAATTAGCCTAATATTTACTACATTTAATAGGCTAATTAAATTATTATCCATAGTTCTTATTTGTATTTTCTCAAGCGATTTCATATCTTCTTTAGATACTTTTTCAAGTTGAATAAATATATCTTTGCTATCTTTTAAACCATCCAATACCCCGACATTAGCGTGTGCAAAAGAAGTTTGAATTATCCCTGCTAATTCTTGGGTATTTACATTTAATTTTCTTGCTTTTTCTTTATCTATATAAATAGCTAAAACATCTGCATAAGCATCAATATCATCACTAATATCAACAACACCTTTTAATTCACTTAAAATATTTTTCGCTCTTCTACTAGCACTTACTAAAGAAGAAAAATCATCACCCAATAATACAAATTGAACTGGCTCATCAATACCTGCACCTTCAAATTTAGGTATTTCTAAAACTTTGATTTTAAATTCTTTTAAACTCAAACTATCTCTTAGATTAGATACTACTTCTTTTTGTCTTTCGGTTCTTTCATTTAAAGGTTTTAGCTTAACATATATTTTAGATTTTTTTCTATCTTTTGCATCATCGTAGCCTACTAATAAATAAGCATAATCTACATTTTTATTTTCTTTAATTTGCTTTAAGACTTCTAAAGATTTAGCTTCCATAACTTCTATTGATAAATCTTTTTTAGATTCTATTTGAACTTGTAGTTCGCTATCATCTTCCATAGGTAAGAAATCAAGTCCTATTTTAGGTGCTAAAGAAAAAGATAAAGCACATAAAATTAAAATAATACCTATAAAAATCTTTTTATATTCTAATATAGTATCAAGTGTATTTTCATACCAACTTTCTAATTTAATAAAATATTTTTCTGTTCTATCGTGAAATTTACTCTCGTTGGTATTTAAAAACCTAGCACTAATGGTTGGGACTAAAAATACACAAACTAAAAACGATATAATTACTCCAAAGGCAACACTCATTCCTAATGTATTAAAAAACAAACCAGAAATACTATTCATAAACGAAATCGGAATAAACACGCATAATAAAACTATACTGATACTAAATACAGAAAAAGCAATATCCTTAATACCTTCATAGCTTGCATATAAAGCATTTTTCTCTGCCTTAATTTTTTTACTAATATTTTCAATTACAACTATTGCATCATCTACGAATATACCAATAGATAAAGTAAGTGCTATTAATGTCAAACGATTTAAATCGTATCCAAATAAATCTATTAGAAAAAAACTTGAAATAATTGAAGTAGGAATTGCAATGCTAGCAATAATAGTAGCACTAATATTTCTTAAAAATAAAAATACTATTAAAATTGTTAAAATCACCCCTAAACACATATCAAATACAACTTGATTTATATGCTTTGTAATATTTTCTGATTTATCATAAACAACTTCAAATTCTATATTTTTATGATAATCTTGAATACCTATTAAGGCTTGTTTAATATTTTTAGCAACTTCTAAGCTATTTTGACCTGTGATTTTTTTAAGCTCTACTAAAACCCCATTATCTCCATTAAAATGAGCATAACTATCTTTTAAAGTATATCCTATACTAATATCTGCTACATCTTTTAAAAATACTCCTGGAGCTATTCTTAATTGCTCTAATTCTTCTATACTATTTGAGTCGAAATAACCTTTAATAGTTATATTTTTAGCTTCATTTTCAATACTTCCTAAAAAAGTTTTAAAATTCTGCATTTTTATTAGTTTTGCTACATCTAAAGAATTAATATGGTATTTATTTAATTCATCTAAATTTAAATCTATTTTTATGTTATTTTTTAAATAACCTACCATTTTAACTTCTCCAACGCCCTTTATACGCTGGAAATCACCTTCTATATCATCTTCAATAATTTGCATCAAAGCCTTATCATCTAATTGCTTAGATGAAATAAAAATACTCATAACCGCACCTGCATCAGATGAGACTTTTTCAACGCTAGGTGGATATTCTAATTTTATTTTTGATATTTTTTCACGAATATCATTTACTGCTATTTCTAAATCTCTTCCTAATTCAAATTCCACAGCAATTACACTTAAATTATTAAAACTTTTTGAAGTAATTCTTTTGATTTGACTTACACCAGATATTTGATTTTCTAATTTTTTAGTAATTTGAGATTCTACATAGCTTAAATCAGCATTTGCAAATGTTGTAATTTTTACAAGTGGAATATCAACATTAGGATATAAATTAATAGGCATTGTAAAAATTGATATAACACCAAAAAACAATAACCCTAAAAAGGTCATTAAAATAGTAACAGGTCTATTAATTGCAATTTTTAACATTTATTTATCCGTAATAATATAACCATCTCCAAATGAACCAATTTGTATGTCACTTGCTAAGACTTCTGCATAAATTTTTCTAGTTTTTATATCAATATTTGGATATATTTTACTAATTACACCTTTCATATTTAAGCCATTTATACTATATTCATAAGTATTACCTACTTTAACTTTATCAGAGTATTTTTCATCAAAACTTAAAAGTAATTTAACTTCAGGGTAACTATCCAAAATAAATAATGGCTGATTAGGGCTTGCTACGCCTTCTCCAACTTCAATATATTTTGCCGTAATTATTCCATCAAAAGGGGCTTTTAATTTTTTTTGATTTATTAATGTTTCATATTTTTTACTAGACATTTTTGCTGATTTTAATTTTTGTTCTGCTTCACTTTTTTTAAAGTTAATTTCATCTAAAATTTGTTCGTTTAATACTGATTTTACTTGTTCATATCTTTTAAGAGTGCTTGTAGCTAAAACTAAAGCTTCATTTGCTAATTTTTGTTGAACATTTGATTCTTCTAATCCAACTTGCTCAATTGAGCTATCAAGTTCTAATAAAACATCGCCTTTTTTTACACTACTACCAACATCTACATTTATTTTATTTACAATACCAAAAGATTGCAATGATAATTTAGCACTTTTTTGAGCAACCACATCAAAACTCGCATAAATAGAATCAGCAAATAAATTAATACTAATCAATAAAATTACTAATTTTTTCAATATTTCTCCTATAAATCAATTACAAAATCTTTAATAATGATACCTTTAGCAAGTAATAATTCTGCCTTAGATATTTCAAATTTAGCTTTACTTAAGCTAAGCTTCGCCAAAGCTCCTTGCATAGTTTCTAAAGAATTTAAATATTCAACATATCCAACAAGTCCAGCTTCATATTTTTTAGCAATACTCTCATAAGCAATTTTGCTAGCATTTAAAAGCTTTTCATTAGCATTGATTTCTTCTTGTATAGATGCAATTTTTTGAATTAATAGTTTTTCCTTTTCACTAACTGATTTTTTACTATATATATTCATTTCTTTAGCGGCTAAATTACTAAGTTTTGCACTCTCATATGCCTTTTTGTCAGCTCCAAAAGAAAAAACATTCCAAGATAAACCTAGCATAAATATATTTGAAAACATTTTTTCTTTTACTCTTTCTTTTACTATCATATCAAACGGAGCATATAAAGAATAATTGAAATTATTTTTTGAAAATCCCACAATATTTTTTACAAAAATAGTAGGTTTAAATGGTGCTAATGATAAATCCTTATTAAGCTCACTCATCTCTTCTTTTAAAGAATTTATTTTAATATCATAAGATTTATTAGAACTATCTTCATAAATAATAGCACTGCCTTTTGTAGGAATAAAATTATTATTAGTTATTAAATAAATATTACTTAATATCTCATCTTTTTGATAATTTAAATTATTTAATTCACTTTTATTTAATTCTACTTTTGCTCTAAATATTTCTAGCTCATCATTAGGTCTTAAGCCTACTTTGTTTAAATTTTCTAATCTACTTAAACTCGCATTTAAATATTTTAAATTCTGCTCTTTATATTCAATATTTTCCATTAAAGCTAAATAAGAATAATATAAACTTGCTAAATTAAATTCCAATTCATTTTTAGCCTTTTCTAATTCAATTTGACTTAATTCGTGATTTTTTTTCGCAAGATTTATATTAGAATTTCTTTTACCATCATAAATTAAAGCATCTATTGCTACACTTACATTTGTTAAATTATTTGGATTTATTATATATCTATCATAATCAAAACTAACAAATCCAACTTGTAAAGTAGCACTAGGATAGTATTTGTATTTTACGCTTTTTGCACTTTCTTCTTTGCTTAAAGTTTCATAATTTTTAGCTTTTAATTGCTCATTATTCTCAATACTTTCTAGCATAGTTTTTAAGCTAGTTGCATTCAGCAAACTAAGACTTAATAAAATTAAAGATAATTTTTTCATATTTTTTCCTATGTAAAACTTTTAACCAAATTACCAATTAATAAATTCCAACCATCGACTAAGACAAAAATTAGAATTTTAAATGGTAAAGATATCATAACCGGCGGCAACATCATCATACCCATAGCCATTAATACTGATGATACAACCATATCAATTACTAAAAAAGGTAAGTATAGCAAAAATCCTATCTCAAATGCAGTTTTTAATTCACTAATCATAAAAGCAGGAACTAAAGTTACTAAATCCACATCATCAATACTCTTAGGATTATCAATATTTCTTAAGCGATAAAATAGTGCTAAATCCTTTTCTCTAGTATTTTTAAGCATAAATTCTTTAAACGGCTTAACACTTAATGCAAATGCTTCTTCATAGCCTATTTTTTCTTCCAAATAAGGCTTAATGCCTGTTTCATAAGATTTATTAGCAGCTGGTTGCATTATAAAAAAAGTTATCACAAGTGCTAAAGATATTAAAATTGTATTAGGCGGCATTGCTTGTGTTCCCATAGCTTGTCTCATAAACGAAAACACTATAACTAATCTTAAAAACGAAGTGCATACAAATATAATACTAGGAGCTAGAGCCAATATAGTTAAAACTATGACTACATTTAAAGTAGTTACTAATTGGCTAGGCGTTTCTGGTGCGCTTAGATTTAGATTTAATGTAGGAACGCTAAGTGGAGTATCAGCATAAATAAACACTGAAAACAATAATAAAAGCAATAGTTTTTTCACTAATTTCCTTAAATAGTTTTTAAAAATGTTATCCAAAACTTGCTAACATTTTCTTAAAATCTAAAGGAAAAATATGAAATTAAGCATAGTAATACTAGCAGCTGGTTTTGGCACTAGAATGAATAGTAATTTAGCAAAACCTTTGC
This is a stretch of genomic DNA from Campylobacter sp. RM12651. It encodes these proteins:
- a CDS encoding efflux RND transporter permease subunit is translated as MLKIAINRPVTILMTFLGLLFFGVISIFTMPINLYPNVDIPLVKITTFANADLSYVESQITKKLENQISGVSQIKRITSKSFNNLSVIAVEFELGRDLEIAVNDIREKISKIKLEYPPSVEKVSSDAGAVMSIFISSKQLDDKALMQIIEDDIEGDFQRIKGVGEVKMVGYLKNNIKIDLNLDELNKYHINSLDVAKLIKMQNFKTFLGSIENEAKNITIKGYFDSNSIEELEQLRIAPGVFLKDVADISIGYTLKDSYAHFNGDNGVLVELKKITGQNSLEVAKNIKQALIGIQDYHKNIEFEVVYDKSENITKHINQVVFDMCLGVILTILIVFLFLRNISATIIASIAIPTSIISSFFLIDLFGYDLNRLTLIALTLSIGIFVDDAIVVIENISKKIKAEKNALYASYEGIKDIAFSVFSISIVLLCVFIPISFMNSISGLFFNTLGMSVAFGVIISFLVCVFLVPTISARFLNTNESKFHDRTEKYFIKLESWYENTLDTILEYKKIFIGIILILCALSFSLAPKIGLDFLPMEDDSELQVQIESKKDLSIEVMEAKSLEVLKQIKENKNVDYAYLLVGYDDAKDRKKSKIYVKLKPLNERTERQKEVVSNLRDSLSLKEFKIKVLEIPKFEGAGIDEPVQFVLLGDDFSSLVSASRRAKNILSELKGVVDISDDIDAYADVLAIYIDKEKARKLNVNTQELAGIIQTSFAHANVGVLDGLKDSKDIFIQLEKVSKEDMKSLEKIQIRTMDNNLISLLNVVNIRLIKDSSSINRLNKTRSVKITAGVDRVSLDEVKAKLETNMSKIMQNTGLRYTFTGFIDLLEETIIGFIMVMILSFLLIYLVLAALYESFIVPFVIMITMPLAFAGACIGLYLTGNTFSLFVLVALILLFGMVGKNAILLIDVANKLCDSGVGVKEALKIAGKSRIRAILMTTIAMIFAMLPLAISHGAGYESNSPMAVAVISGLISSTILTLFAIPAIYEVCYKLDRKLKRIYKRDLI
- a CDS encoding DNA adenine methylase, translating into MQENKAYLSEQIITYLGNKRSLLGFIEKGVKYAKTELKKDKLSSVDLFSGSGIVARFLKQHSSYLIANDLESYSKAINECYLSNIDNNFYKELEIEHKKLKEQIINNFNENGFIRELYSPKDELNITQNDRAFYTNYNASYIDTARLLLENHKYKKYFLAPLLYEASVKVNTSGVFKGFYKNKNGIGEWGGSGKNALSRIIANIELAMPIFSNHNVPFNVFWQDANVLANELDCDLCYIDPPYNQHPYGSNYFMLNLITNYIKPQDISKVSGITKDWNKSVYNSKKTASESFFELINNLKAKIILISYNNEGIISEDEFKNTLLKFGSLNILEQKYNTFRASRNLNNRKIHVKEILYILKKI
- the fliP gene encoding flagellar type III secretion system pore protein FliP (The bacterial flagellar biogenesis protein FliP forms a type III secretion system (T3SS)-type pore required for flagellar assembly.), coding for MKKLLLLLLFSVFIYADTPLSVPTLNLNLSAPETPSQLVTTLNVVIVLTILALAPSIIFVCTSFLRLVIVFSFMRQAMGTQAMPPNTILISLALVITFFIMQPAANKSYETGIKPYLEEKIGYEEAFALSVKPFKEFMLKNTREKDLALFYRLRNIDNPKSIDDVDLVTLVPAFMISELKTAFEIGFLLYLPFLVIDMVVSSVLMAMGMMMLPPVMISLPFKILIFVLVDGWNLLIGNLVKSFT
- a CDS encoding TolC family protein; amino-acid sequence: MKKLSLILLSLSLLNATSLKTMLESIENNEQLKAKNYETLSKEESAKSVKYKYYPSATLQVGFVSFDYDRYIINPNNLTNVSVAIDALIYDGKRNSNINLAKKNHELSQIELEKAKNELEFNLASLYYSYLALMENIEYKEQNLKYLNASLSRLENLNKVGLRPNDELEIFRAKVELNKSELNNLNYQKDEILSNIYLITNNNFIPTKGSAIIYEDSSNKSYDIKINSLKEEMSELNKDLSLAPFKPTIFVKNIVGFSKNNFNYSLYAPFDMIVKERVKEKMFSNIFMLGLSWNVFSFGADKKAYESAKLSNLAAKEMNIYSKKSVSEKEKLLIQKIASIQEEINANEKLLNASKIAYESIAKKYEAGLVGYVEYLNSLETMQGALAKLSLSKAKFEISKAELLLAKGIIIKDFVIDL
- a CDS encoding efflux RND transporter periplasmic adaptor subunit gives rise to the protein MKKLVILLISINLFADSIYASFDVVAQKSAKLSLQSFGIVNKINVDVGSSVKKGDVLLELDSSIEQVGLEESNVQQKLANEALVLATSTLKRYEQVKSVLNEQILDEINFKKSEAEQKLKSAKMSSKKYETLINQKKLKAPFDGIITAKYIEVGEGVASPNQPLFILDSYPEVKLLLSFDEKYSDKVKVGNTYEYSINGLNMKGVISKIYPNIDIKTRKIYAEVLASDIQIGSFGDGYIITDK